One region of Pseudomonas glycinae genomic DNA includes:
- a CDS encoding glutaredoxin family protein: MLGNVLKKVALVLLVVVVYQNWGKIERVFNPSQMASEQVRANARVVLYATDWCGYCKQTKRFLDQKGIAFKEFDIEKDAEARKAYEALGGRGIPLIDVNGTLIRGFDPDEILAALK; encoded by the coding sequence ATGCTCGGCAATGTGCTGAAAAAGGTTGCGCTGGTTCTGCTGGTGGTTGTGGTCTATCAGAACTGGGGCAAGATCGAGCGGGTGTTCAACCCGTCGCAGATGGCGTCCGAGCAGGTCCGCGCCAACGCCAGGGTCGTGTTGTACGCCACGGACTGGTGCGGCTACTGCAAGCAGACCAAGCGCTTTCTCGATCAGAAAGGCATTGCGTTCAAGGAATTCGATATCGAGAAGGACGCCGAGGCACGTAAGGCGTACGAAGCTTTGGGCGGGCGCGGGATTCCGCTGATCGACGTCAATGGCACGTTGATTCGCGGGTTTGATCCGGACGAGATTCTCGCTGCACTGAAATAA